One Candidatus Poribacteria bacterium DNA window includes the following coding sequences:
- a CDS encoding sodium-translocating pyrophosphatase, with product MAVANPAFAQSESLPPLPTAWWIVPIGSLIALGFAFVFYKSVMRQSEGTDVMREIAQAVREGAMAYLRQQYKVVGIVFAVLCVIFVIMAFGLNAQNKVVPFAFLTGGFFSGLCGFLGMKTATNASARTTSAAMEGLNSGLRISFRAGAVMGLVVVGFALLDIAGWFLILYYLFPKIFPGFLEANPLPQITVIMLSFGMGASTQALFARVGGGIYTKAADVGADLVGKVEAGIPEDDPRNPAVIADNVGDNVGDVAGMGADLYESYAGSILATAALGVAAIAAKDYNNIALQLKYLSAPMIIAGIGVILSILGIYMVRTKEGATMRQLMGSLNLGINGSAIGIAICAIPVLWILDLPNKWQIWGAIIAGLAAGLIIGKVTEIFTSHDYKPTRAIAKQAETGPATVIIEGIAVGMESTAIPVLTVIAAVAVSFYLPGGASDTLMGLYGVGIAAVGMLATLGITLATDAYGPIADNAGGNAEMSELDPSVRQRTDQLDALGNTTAATGKGFAIGSAALTALALLAAYLEEVRYGLIHMAEKTQLDIPGEGMVDTVKVSIAQFMSYYNVTLMNPKVLIGLFIGAVMAFYFCALTMKAVGRAAGAMVQEVRRQFRERPGIMKREEKPDYARCVEISTVGAQREMIFPSLIAIIVPVIVGLVFNVAGVLGLLAGGLATGFVLAVMMANAGGAWDNAKKYIEGGEYGGKGSDNHNATVVGDTVGDPFKDTSGPSLNILIKLMSMVSVVFAGLIAKYGDVIGGLLGMG from the coding sequence ATGGCAGTTGCAAATCCTGCCTTTGCACAATCGGAATCTCTCCCACCCTTACCCACCGCGTGGTGGATTGTTCCAATTGGTTCACTGATCGCTTTGGGATTCGCATTTGTCTTCTATAAATCAGTCATGCGGCAGAGCGAAGGCACAGATGTGATGCGAGAAATCGCCCAAGCTGTGCGCGAAGGGGCGATGGCTTATCTGAGACAGCAGTATAAAGTGGTGGGGATTGTCTTCGCTGTACTATGTGTTATCTTTGTCATTATGGCTTTCGGACTGAATGCCCAAAACAAGGTAGTGCCCTTTGCGTTTTTGACGGGCGGATTTTTCTCAGGGCTTTGTGGCTTTCTCGGTATGAAGACCGCAACGAACGCGTCGGCTCGCACGACAAGTGCCGCGATGGAGGGACTTAACTCGGGCTTGCGGATTTCTTTCCGCGCTGGCGCAGTGATGGGGTTGGTGGTCGTCGGCTTCGCGCTATTGGACATCGCTGGTTGGTTCCTAATTCTCTATTATCTGTTTCCAAAGATTTTTCCGGGGTTCTTAGAGGCAAATCCGCTGCCTCAGATCACCGTAATCATGCTGAGTTTCGGTATGGGTGCCTCGACCCAGGCGCTCTTTGCACGTGTCGGCGGTGGTATCTACACCAAAGCCGCTGATGTCGGTGCAGATCTCGTAGGTAAGGTGGAGGCCGGCATCCCTGAAGATGACCCGCGTAACCCCGCTGTGATTGCAGATAACGTTGGTGATAATGTAGGGGACGTAGCAGGAATGGGGGCAGACCTGTACGAATCTTATGCGGGATCAATCCTCGCCACCGCTGCGCTCGGCGTTGCGGCGATTGCGGCGAAAGATTATAATAACATTGCACTTCAGTTGAAGTATCTTTCCGCACCGATGATTATTGCGGGGATCGGTGTGATCCTCTCGATTCTAGGGATTTACATGGTTCGCACGAAAGAGGGTGCCACGATGCGGCAGCTGATGGGTTCGCTCAACCTCGGCATCAATGGCAGCGCAATCGGCATCGCTATCTGCGCGATTCCGGTGTTGTGGATTCTTGATCTCCCTAACAAATGGCAGATTTGGGGTGCTATTATAGCAGGCTTGGCCGCCGGTCTGATTATCGGCAAGGTGACAGAGATCTTTACCTCTCACGATTATAAACCCACACGCGCCATCGCCAAGCAAGCGGAGACGGGCCCCGCAACGGTTATTATCGAAGGGATTGCTGTGGGAATGGAATCGACTGCCATCCCTGTGCTAACAGTTATCGCTGCCGTCGCTGTCAGCTTCTACCTACCGGGTGGAGCTAGCGACACATTGATGGGACTCTACGGCGTCGGTATCGCCGCAGTGGGTATGCTTGCAACACTCGGTATCACGCTGGCAACCGACGCGTATGGACCAATCGCAGACAACGCAGGTGGTAACGCCGAAATGTCTGAACTCGATCCAAGTGTCCGTCAGCGCACAGATCAACTCGATGCACTTGGAAATACGACCGCAGCCACCGGGAAAGGCTTTGCCATTGGATCGGCGGCATTGACCGCTCTCGCTCTCCTCGCCGCTTATCTTGAGGAGGTTCGATATGGGCTTATTCATATGGCGGAAAAGACGCAACTGGACATTCCCGGTGAAGGGATGGTTGATACCGTCAAGGTCAGCATCGCCCAATTCATGTCCTATTACAATGTAACCCTGATGAACCCGAAAGTGTTGATCGGTCTGTTTATCGGTGCGGTCATGGCGTTTTACTTCTGTGCTTTAACGATGAAAGCGGTGGGACGTGCTGCCGGTGCGATGGTGCAGGAAGTGCGTCGTCAATTCCGTGAACGCCCCGGCATCATGAAGCGCGAAGAAAAACCGGACTACGCCCGATGCGTCGAAATCTCGACCGTAGGAGCGCAAAGAGAGATGATTTTTCCATCGCTGATCGCTATTATCGTTCCGGTAATCGTCGGCTTGGTCTTCAACGTTGCAGGCGTCCTCGGTTTGCTTGCCGGCGGTTTGGCAACCGGATTCGTGCTTGCAGTGATGATGGCGAATGCCGGTGGCGCGTGGGATAACGCGAAGAAATATATTGAGGGCGGGGAATACGGCGGTAAAGGTTCTGACAACCACAATGCAACCGTTGTCGGTGATACTGTCGGTGACCCGTTCAAGGATACATCAGGTCCGTCGCTTAACATCCTCATCAAACTCATGTCGATGGTGTCGGTGGTATTCGCAGGATTAATTGCGAAATACGGCGATGTAATCGGCGGTTTGTTGGGGATGGGATAA
- a CDS encoding 2-phosphosulfolactate phosphatase: MPTSIDVVFTPDLLPFSDLNGKTVVVADILRATTTITFAVANGATAITPVLTPEDAFRLAADLPNTLIGGERGGMKVEGFDLGNSPREYTQAVVSNRQIVLTTTNGTRTLQACRAAERVLVGSFFNLSAIVDQLAQVEGELVLACSGREGGFCMEDTVFAGACVAALEKIQLTDAAETAKILYQTHREDLFGMLRNCYHGQRLASIGLGEDLEFCAQIDLVDIVPHLIDGRIIV; this comes from the coding sequence ATGCCCACTTCTATTGACGTTGTTTTCACACCAGATCTCCTCCCCTTTTCCGACCTCAACGGCAAAACGGTTGTCGTCGCCGATATTTTACGTGCGACAACTACCATCACCTTTGCTGTGGCAAACGGCGCAACAGCCATCACGCCTGTTCTAACCCCTGAAGATGCCTTTCGTCTTGCTGCGGATCTACCGAACACACTGATCGGCGGCGAGCGCGGCGGAATGAAAGTTGAGGGGTTCGATCTTGGAAATTCACCGCGTGAATATACCCAAGCGGTTGTCTCAAACCGGCAAATCGTCCTGACAACGACGAACGGAACACGTACCCTACAAGCCTGCCGCGCCGCTGAGCGGGTTCTTGTCGGATCTTTCTTCAATCTCAGCGCAATTGTGGACCAGTTGGCGCAAGTGGAAGGGGAACTTGTCTTGGCATGTTCCGGCAGAGAGGGTGGTTTCTGCATGGAAGATACTGTTTTTGCGGGTGCATGTGTGGCAGCATTGGAGAAAATTCAACTGACTGACGCTGCTGAAACAGCAAAGATCCTCTATCAGACACATCGCGAAGATTTGTTTGGGATGCTGCGAAATTGCTATCATGGTCAAAGACTCGCTAGCATTGGACTAGGAGAGGATCTCGAGTTTTGCGCCCAAATCGATCTCGTTGACATTGTCCCTCATCTGATTGACGGACGGATTATTGTGTAA
- the accC gene encoding acetyl-CoA carboxylase biotin carboxylase subunit, whose product MFKKILIANRGEIALRVIRACRDMGIKTVAVYSTADKDSLHVQHADEAYCIGPPASTESYLRPPNIITVAELTDADAIHPGAGFLSEDAQFAEICEAHEVTFIGPTAENLRTMGDKAEARETMSKAGLKLVPGSGSVRRRLRRNVRKGLVENAEEAVEIADKIGYPVGIKAVAGGGGRGIRIAHDGTSLMDLFHTVKAEAQSAFGSTEVYVEKWIENARHIEVQILGDNHGDVIHLGERECSIQRKHQKLVEEAPASSLSSKTRHDICKAAAKAAKSIGYNNAGTIEFVVDADEEFYFLEMNTRIQVEHTVTEMTTGMDLLKEQIRLAWGEELGYSQSDIEVNGHAIECRINAEDPDNDLTPSPGKVEAYLPPGGIGIRVDGYLYPGYTVPPYYDSLVAKLIAHGRDREEAVARMRRALDEFTIEGVKTVIPLHRKIMDDERFLNAEIFTNFLESGFSL is encoded by the coding sequence ATGTTTAAGAAAATCTTAATTGCAAATCGTGGCGAAATTGCGCTTAGGGTTATCCGTGCCTGTCGGGACATGGGTATCAAGACCGTTGCTGTCTATTCGACCGCCGATAAGGATTCGCTGCATGTTCAGCATGCGGACGAAGCCTACTGTATTGGTCCGCCCGCTTCAACGGAAAGCTATCTCAGACCCCCAAACATCATTACCGTCGCTGAGCTAACGGATGCGGACGCCATCCATCCCGGTGCAGGGTTTCTATCCGAGGACGCACAATTCGCCGAAATCTGTGAAGCCCATGAGGTCACTTTCATCGGTCCGACAGCAGAAAACTTGAGAACTATGGGCGACAAGGCGGAAGCACGGGAAACAATGTCGAAGGCAGGACTCAAGTTGGTGCCGGGAAGCGGCAGCGTCCGTCGGAGGCTTCGGCGGAACGTCAGAAAAGGCTTGGTTGAGAATGCTGAAGAAGCGGTCGAAATCGCAGACAAGATTGGCTATCCGGTAGGTATCAAAGCAGTCGCTGGCGGCGGTGGGCGTGGCATCCGAATCGCACATGACGGCACCAGTCTGATGGACCTTTTCCACACGGTCAAGGCAGAAGCGCAGTCCGCGTTTGGCAGCACCGAAGTTTACGTGGAAAAGTGGATTGAGAATGCTCGCCACATCGAAGTCCAGATTTTGGGGGATAATCACGGGGATGTCATCCATCTCGGTGAACGGGAATGTTCCATCCAGCGCAAGCATCAAAAACTGGTTGAAGAAGCCCCCGCTTCTTCCCTATCGTCGAAGACACGACATGACATCTGTAAGGCCGCCGCTAAAGCCGCGAAATCGATTGGCTATAACAATGCTGGTACGATTGAGTTCGTGGTAGATGCTGATGAAGAATTCTACTTCTTGGAGATGAACACGCGCATCCAAGTTGAGCATACGGTGACAGAGATGACCACAGGAATGGATCTGCTCAAGGAGCAGATCCGGCTGGCGTGGGGCGAAGAGCTCGGATACAGTCAATCGGACATTGAGGTGAACGGACATGCCATCGAGTGCCGGATTAATGCGGAAGACCCGGATAACGATCTTACTCCTTCCCCAGGGAAAGTTGAAGCATATCTGCCACCGGGGGGAATCGGCATCCGTGTGGATGGCTACCTCTATCCCGGCTACACTGTGCCGCCCTACTACGATTCCCTAGTTGCGAAACTGATTGCCCACGGTAGAGATCGGGAGGAAGCGGTTGCGCGCATGAGGCGGGCTTTGGATGAGTTTACCATTGAAGGCGTCAAGACAGTCATCCCACTCCACCGAAAAATCATGGACGACGAACGCTTTCTGAACGCAGAGATCTTTACCAACTTTTTGGAGTCGGGGTTCAGTTTGTAA